Proteins from one Corvus cornix cornix isolate S_Up_H32 chromosome 19, ASM73873v5, whole genome shotgun sequence genomic window:
- the RASL10B gene encoding LOW QUALITY PROTEIN: ras-like protein family member 10B (The sequence of the model RefSeq protein was modified relative to this genomic sequence to represent the inferred CDS: inserted 1 base in 1 codon), with product MVATFKIAVLGAQGVGKSAIVRQFLYNEFSEVCVPTTARRVYLPAVVMNGHVHDLQIMDFPPITAFPVNTLQEWADVCCRGLRSVHAYILVYDICCFDSFEYIKTIRQQILETRVIGTSETPIIIVGNKRDLQRGRVIPRWNVSNLVKKTWKCGYIECSAKYNWHILLLFSELLXSVGCARCKHVHTTIRFQGALRRNRCTIM from the exons ATGGTGGCAACCTTCAAGATCGCCGTGCTGGGAGCCCAGGGCGTGGGCAAGAGTGCCATAGTCCGGCAGTTCCTGTACAACGAGTTCAGCGAGGTCTGTGTGCCCACCACGGCCCGCCGCGTCTACCTGCCCGCCGTCGTCATGAACGGCCACGTGCACGACCTGCAGATCATGGACTTTCCCCCCATCACCGCCTTCCCTGTCAACACCCTGCAG GAGTGGGCGGACGTGTGTTGCAGGGGGCTCCGGAGCGTCCATGCCTACATCCTGGTCTATGACATCTGTTGCTTTGACAGCTTCGAGTACATCAAAACCATCCGCCAGCAGATCCTGGAAACAAG ggTCATCGGCACCTCGGAGACGCCCATCATCATCGTGGGCAACAAGCGGGACCTGCAGCGGGGCCGGGTGATCCCGCGCTGGAACGTCTCCAACCTGGTGAAGAAGACGTGGAAGTGCGGCTACATCGAGTGCTCGGCCAAGTACAACTGGcacatcctgctgctcttcagcgAGCTTC AGAGCGTGGGCTGCGCCCGCTGCAAGCACGTCCACACCACCATCCGCTTCCAGGGCGCCCTGCGCAGGAACCGCTGCACCATCATGTGA